The following are from one region of the Bradyrhizobium septentrionale genome:
- a CDS encoding DUF7694 domain-containing protein encodes MRAQIIEKLEAGRVRSGKFASVPGSGPGGLFLVQGPCGSELKISGFVRPGWEQVAVSTPRRCPNWQEMCFVKDLFWDEEECVMQLHPPHSQYVNNSRYCLHLWRPTDRHIPRPPPSFVGIVGLGPSEAAMLFAKIRATA; translated from the coding sequence GTGCGAGCGCAGATCATAGAGAAGCTGGAAGCCGGCCGCGTACGATCCGGCAAGTTCGCCAGCGTACCAGGATCAGGCCCCGGTGGGCTGTTCTTGGTGCAGGGCCCTTGCGGGAGTGAACTGAAAATCAGTGGCTTCGTCCGTCCGGGCTGGGAGCAGGTCGCCGTTTCGACGCCGCGGCGTTGTCCGAACTGGCAAGAGATGTGCTTTGTCAAAGACTTGTTCTGGGATGAGGAGGAATGCGTCATGCAATTGCATCCGCCGCATTCGCAGTATGTCAATAACAGCCGGTACTGCCTTCACCTCTGGAGACCCACTGATCGGCACATCCCAAGGCCGCCGCCGAGCTTTGTAGGTATTGTTGGGCTAGGACCATCCGAAGCGGCAATGTTATTTGCTAAGATTCGCGCGACGGCATGA
- a CDS encoding MFS transporter, translating to MTPAKHIVPAEDLPNAIALQVSIPFMFGSISLAACYGSSFVLVDALTAVRQNDTTAGAVVSIGTIATILCSLLAGRIADVLGVMRTITLAAAIMALAMVCFASASLATLIAYIGGLLLGIGWSVFYILAPLQIFCHVRAEARIKYLTLLSASQMLGIGLAAPLARALAEAAGSYIAVYCLFAAACLAGAALLESAGRVLAQAPQIEMPAVRLTFGSLVRTFKANTRYPVIMIGIAACVFAGLSTFQTLYATSRAQSADTFFLVFTLTAVFSRFAVAPIIGLWRLERVAAFLILCTIAGLFVLLMNVGSPAIYILGTMMFALGYGLSYSTLNSMVVHIAAIDGSSLAVASQVFTLSYFIGLFGFPYIAGQIIGVGSFDYLLMSMMLLVGANGALLTIQVFVSGGRH from the coding sequence ATGACACCGGCCAAGCATATCGTTCCTGCTGAGGACTTGCCCAATGCAATCGCGTTGCAGGTCTCAATCCCCTTCATGTTTGGCAGTATCAGCTTGGCCGCTTGCTACGGCTCGAGTTTCGTTCTTGTGGACGCGTTAACCGCCGTTCGACAAAACGACACGACCGCCGGAGCCGTTGTTTCGATCGGTACGATCGCAACAATATTGTGCTCGCTCTTGGCCGGCCGGATTGCCGACGTGCTCGGCGTGATGCGAACGATCACACTCGCTGCAGCGATCATGGCCCTGGCCATGGTATGTTTCGCATCAGCATCGCTTGCGACGCTGATAGCTTACATCGGTGGACTTCTGCTGGGCATTGGATGGTCGGTCTTTTATATACTAGCGCCGCTTCAAATCTTCTGCCACGTGCGAGCTGAGGCTCGTATCAAGTATCTTACGTTGCTTTCCGCATCTCAAATGCTTGGCATCGGGCTTGCGGCGCCCCTCGCACGTGCGCTCGCGGAAGCCGCTGGATCCTACATTGCAGTTTACTGCCTATTTGCAGCTGCCTGTCTTGCGGGCGCGGCGCTCTTGGAGTCCGCAGGCAGGGTCCTGGCGCAAGCTCCACAGATCGAAATGCCGGCTGTGCGGCTGACCTTTGGAAGTCTGGTGCGAACCTTCAAGGCGAACACGCGCTATCCAGTCATCATGATCGGCATCGCAGCCTGCGTTTTCGCCGGTCTGTCCACGTTCCAAACGCTCTACGCGACATCGCGAGCACAGTCTGCGGATACGTTCTTTCTGGTCTTCACGCTGACAGCGGTCTTCTCGCGTTTTGCGGTGGCACCGATCATTGGGCTCTGGCGGCTTGAACGCGTAGCTGCATTTCTGATCCTTTGCACTATTGCGGGGCTATTCGTCCTGTTGATGAACGTAGGTAGTCCAGCAATCTACATTCTCGGGACGATGATGTTTGCGCTCGGATACGGTCTCAGCTATTCGACTTTGAACAGCATGGTCGTTCACATTGCCGCTATTGATGGGTCATCGTTGGCCGTTGCGTCTCAGGTGTTCACTCTCTCCTACTTCATTGGCCTATTTGGATTTCCGTACATCGCTGGGCAAATCATAGGGGTCGGCAGTTTCGATTATCTATTGATGAGCATGATGTTGCTGGTCGGCGCCAATGGCGCTCTTCTTACAATTCAAGTATTCGTGAGCGGCGGGAGGCATTGA
- a CDS encoding cupin domain-containing protein, translating into MKDAELITLGDITAYSPGVVLQEVKGIGNQQTTCCPVELIEFRLDPFAVSTPHSHPSSEIWRITGGSGRVVTNDGELAVKAGDLVFLRPDRTHHLENSGCEALSALSISWRETR; encoded by the coding sequence ATGAAAGATGCAGAGCTGATTACGTTAGGCGACATCACCGCTTATAGCCCCGGCGTCGTGCTGCAGGAGGTCAAAGGCATAGGCAATCAACAGACGACTTGTTGTCCCGTCGAACTCATCGAATTCCGGCTTGATCCGTTCGCGGTGTCGACGCCGCATTCCCATCCGTCCAGCGAGATCTGGCGCATTACCGGCGGCAGCGGTCGGGTGGTGACCAATGATGGTGAGTTGGCTGTGAAAGCAGGAGACCTTGTGTTTCTGCGACCTGATCGAACTCATCACCTGGAAAATAGCGGCTGCGAAGCTCTGAGCGCCCTGTCTATCTCCTGGAGGGAAACCCGATGA
- a CDS encoding NAD(P)/FAD-dependent oxidoreductase — MTGGIYDLAVIGAGVMGLSAAFIAARNDPKQRIVIFERDIVGAGASGFAPGIQINICRNDGERSLIDRGSKFWRGIYPRGGWHNGRDCDVFWLTRNPDELARLAGMGGTTPSTSVELTERLSSLPNFQIADDIAVALDRGSYSPVDLIVQDLAERLRALGISIFEQTSIERIRQGPRNLLLRTSDDSEISARRAILAIGPWLPESPLREHLADEPRLRVKKVVALHLAARPSSNCPMIGLLDDYAFLIPMIADGYWLFSFTSQEWDVRPDSDALHVSSDDLARATAILAKWFSVDVPAIASVRVFCDCYSDDAVPFARPARAIAGLQVIGGGAGNGFRFGPACAEEAIRSLYSP; from the coding sequence ATGACCGGCGGGATTTATGACCTGGCGGTTATCGGCGCGGGCGTCATGGGTCTTAGTGCCGCCTTCATCGCGGCGCGCAATGATCCGAAGCAAAGGATCGTTATCTTCGAACGAGATATCGTTGGAGCAGGTGCCAGCGGGTTTGCTCCCGGAATCCAAATCAACATTTGTCGGAATGATGGGGAAAGGAGCCTCATTGATCGCGGTTCGAAATTCTGGCGTGGGATCTATCCCCGTGGTGGCTGGCACAATGGCCGAGACTGTGACGTGTTCTGGCTGACCCGCAATCCGGACGAACTCGCGCGACTGGCTGGCATGGGCGGCACTACCCCCTCAACGTCGGTCGAGCTGACCGAGAGGCTTTCCTCGCTGCCAAATTTTCAGATTGCCGACGATATAGCTGTAGCGCTCGATCGGGGCTCGTATAGCCCGGTCGATTTAATTGTCCAGGATTTGGCCGAACGGCTCAGGGCCCTCGGTATTTCGATATTCGAGCAAACGTCTATTGAAAGGATAAGGCAGGGCCCACGTAATCTTCTTCTTCGGACCTCGGACGATAGCGAAATCTCGGCGCGGCGAGCTATCCTGGCAATTGGTCCATGGCTTCCAGAATCACCATTACGCGAGCACCTGGCAGACGAACCGCGGTTGCGGGTTAAAAAGGTCGTCGCCCTTCATCTCGCAGCGCGTCCCTCCTCGAACTGTCCGATGATCGGCCTGTTGGATGACTACGCTTTCCTCATTCCCATGATCGCGGACGGCTATTGGTTGTTCAGCTTTACCTCGCAGGAATGGGATGTCAGGCCCGACAGCGACGCGTTGCATGTCAGTTCAGACGATTTGGCGCGCGCAACAGCAATATTGGCGAAATGGTTCTCCGTGGACGTGCCGGCGATTGCGTCAGTACGGGTGTTCTGCGACTGCTATTCGGACGATGCCGTCCCGTTCGCGCGTCCAGCTCGAGCCATCGCCGGGCTTCAGGTCATTGGTGGCGGCGCAGGTAACGGGTTTCGGTTTGGGCCCGCCTGTGCGGAAGAAGCAATACGATCCTTGTATTCTCCGTAG
- a CDS encoding class I tRNA ligase family protein — protein MKKSPTIARINAANTHPIDVYVSPVNLTANGRAHLGHAAGPYLRMDVVQRHLKRAGHRVRSGLTTDGFENHVLVRAARENTDPSELAHGFHVKIVEDLASLGIVFDHFDDPAHGRNLQRFSNVSGALMGALFAAGSLQFRTMRLPIDDTPSAVTRPEQRFCIGGWFGATCPVCAASAGSFFCEQCGYHFEPEEARDPISRRGRIVQWADDISAFLSISEKDRLLRAWDDTAIEPSFRDIAKRYVARKGQQMRLTVPGLHGLGWSSPHFKTRQILFSYSSLLYAHSLYCGQRDTESSGRPSPFVLDSDAFLISATGVDNTIPMLVGTTGCALGQDSFRPFDRIFFNYFLRLNGSKFSTSRGHVIWAGEIARTPNVSIDVLRVYLSEICPEEAEADLISEQLVDRYNVLFDQMSAAIDRCTGIVNAAPAPTCCYVDGAMMTALDRLYEKQCAALSLDHLLVSQASKPVIEWVDCVNAATSHETAYTWLMGFSVLGWPLMPKITEALWRWLGHSGHPLAGCASRPSSARNGSVPKIDGRRLAAKDIDWCLPGKSAA, from the coding sequence ATGAAGAAAAGCCCAACTATCGCGCGGATAAATGCAGCAAACACGCATCCGATCGATGTGTATGTCTCCCCAGTGAATTTGACTGCCAATGGCAGGGCACATCTGGGGCACGCCGCTGGGCCTTATCTTCGGATGGATGTCGTGCAGAGGCACCTGAAGAGGGCGGGGCATCGAGTTCGCTCTGGGCTGACCACCGACGGCTTCGAGAATCATGTTTTGGTCCGGGCGGCTCGCGAGAACACTGATCCATCGGAACTCGCGCATGGCTTCCACGTCAAGATCGTTGAGGATCTCGCCTCGCTAGGCATTGTTTTCGACCATTTCGATGATCCTGCGCATGGCCGAAATCTGCAGCGCTTCTCGAATGTGAGTGGCGCGCTCATGGGGGCATTGTTTGCAGCCGGAAGTCTGCAATTCCGCACAATGCGTTTACCAATTGACGATACGCCCTCAGCTGTCACGCGGCCAGAACAACGTTTTTGCATTGGGGGCTGGTTTGGTGCGACCTGTCCGGTTTGTGCGGCTTCTGCCGGCAGCTTCTTCTGCGAGCAATGTGGATATCATTTCGAGCCCGAAGAGGCGCGGGATCCGATATCAAGGCGAGGGCGGATCGTGCAATGGGCGGATGACATTTCCGCCTTCCTTTCAATTTCGGAAAAAGACCGGCTTCTACGGGCGTGGGACGACACGGCTATAGAGCCAAGTTTTCGGGACATAGCGAAGCGGTATGTCGCGCGCAAAGGACAGCAGATGCGGCTGACCGTGCCGGGATTGCACGGGTTGGGTTGGAGTTCGCCGCATTTCAAGACCCGGCAAATATTGTTCAGCTACTCCTCGCTACTCTACGCTCATTCTCTCTATTGCGGCCAGAGAGACACAGAAAGCAGCGGCAGGCCTAGTCCTTTTGTTCTCGACTCCGATGCGTTCCTCATTAGTGCTACCGGTGTCGATAACACAATTCCGATGCTCGTGGGTACTACAGGGTGCGCGCTGGGCCAGGACTCGTTTCGGCCGTTCGATCGTATCTTCTTCAACTACTTTTTGCGATTGAACGGATCGAAGTTCTCCACCAGCCGAGGTCACGTGATCTGGGCGGGCGAGATCGCTCGAACTCCAAATGTATCAATCGATGTTCTTAGAGTGTACCTGTCGGAAATTTGTCCGGAGGAGGCCGAGGCCGATTTGATATCAGAGCAGCTGGTCGATCGTTACAACGTACTTTTCGATCAGATGTCTGCAGCTATCGACCGCTGCACAGGCATCGTAAACGCAGCACCGGCTCCAACCTGCTGCTACGTAGATGGCGCGATGATGACCGCGCTCGACAGGCTCTACGAGAAGCAGTGCGCGGCACTTTCGCTGGATCATCTGCTGGTATCACAAGCGTCAAAGCCAGTCATCGAATGGGTCGACTGTGTGAATGCGGCGACGAGCCATGAGACCGCTTACACTTGGCTGATGGGCTTTAGCGTACTGGGTTGGCCGCTGATGCCGAAGATCACCGAAGCGTTATGGCGCTGGCTGGGGCATAGCGGACATCCGCTTGCCGGATGCGCGTCAAGGCCATCATCTGCGCGAAACGGATCAGTACCGAAGATCGATGGGCGCAGGTTAGCGGCTAAAGACATTGATTGGTGCCTGCCCGGAAAGAGCGCAGCATGA
- a CDS encoding lysine N(6)-hydroxylase/L-ornithine N(5)-oxygenase family protein, with protein MIKDGVGRDVVAIGAGPANLSLAALAVPVSEISVHILERSDSVEWHPGLLLGGALMQTSPLKDLVTPADPTSAYSFIAYLHDQGRLYQAIVRGLDHVSRAEFEDYLRWAAKKLANVRFGERVVALELRGSSFDVITTHRKYQTCTAVVGVGRVPSIPDWSRNAPPDEVFHGSALLLRRRELSSKRVMVVGGGQSGAEVFLHLLRGGCGALRALTWVTRRANIFALENSPFVNEWFFPRYGGWFFEQSESARKRILARQALASDGVNCVTLRAIYDALYDRELRRGTYPAQVEICVDTTADELQGASPFRVGLRQQTTGICSEHAADIIILATGYRTEIPSFLDPIAGRLTVASAPGGSREIVVKKDFSAHFDGPETCRLYVQNGARLQHGIADTNLSLVPWRASIILNSIIGRVAYECGEETGAVKWSSTCLDDPS; from the coding sequence ATGATCAAGGACGGCGTTGGCCGCGACGTAGTCGCGATCGGTGCTGGGCCTGCAAATCTAAGTCTGGCGGCGCTCGCGGTCCCGGTTTCGGAAATTTCTGTGCACATCCTGGAAAGATCGGACTCGGTTGAGTGGCATCCCGGACTGCTTCTAGGAGGTGCCCTTATGCAAACCAGCCCGCTAAAGGACCTTGTTACGCCGGCGGATCCAACCAGTGCCTACAGCTTCATCGCCTACTTGCATGATCAAGGACGGCTTTATCAAGCCATCGTCCGTGGACTTGACCACGTCAGCCGTGCTGAATTTGAAGACTATTTGCGATGGGCAGCAAAAAAGCTGGCGAACGTTCGGTTTGGCGAACGTGTCGTCGCACTCGAGCTGCGAGGCAGCTCCTTTGACGTCATAACCACTCACCGCAAATACCAAACCTGTACAGCTGTGGTAGGTGTGGGTCGCGTTCCATCTATTCCTGATTGGAGCAGGAATGCACCGCCAGACGAGGTGTTCCACGGGAGTGCCCTTCTGCTGCGACGGCGCGAGCTGTCGAGCAAGCGTGTTATGGTGGTGGGTGGCGGCCAGAGCGGGGCGGAGGTATTCCTTCATCTCCTGCGTGGTGGTTGCGGCGCGCTCAGAGCCCTGACCTGGGTGACGCGCCGCGCGAATATCTTTGCGCTCGAAAATAGCCCGTTCGTGAACGAATGGTTCTTTCCGCGGTATGGTGGGTGGTTCTTCGAGCAGAGCGAATCGGCGCGCAAAAGAATTCTGGCGCGGCAAGCATTGGCCAGCGACGGGGTGAACTGCGTGACGCTCCGCGCCATCTACGACGCCCTCTACGATCGAGAGCTTCGCCGAGGAACATACCCCGCTCAGGTCGAAATATGCGTCGACACCACAGCCGACGAGTTGCAAGGCGCGTCCCCCTTTCGCGTGGGTTTGCGTCAGCAGACGACAGGCATTTGTTCTGAACATGCCGCCGACATTATCATCTTAGCCACGGGTTATCGGACCGAGATCCCTTCGTTCCTAGATCCGATCGCGGGCCGACTGACGGTCGCGAGTGCCCCCGGTGGCTCTCGGGAAATCGTCGTCAAGAAGGACTTTTCGGCTCATTTCGATGGTCCCGAGACATGCCGTTTGTATGTGCAGAACGGCGCGCGCCTTCAACATGGTATCGCTGATACCAACCTCAGCTTGGTACCCTGGCGCGCTTCAATAATCCTCAATTCGATCATCGGCCGCGTAGCCTACGAATGCGGCGAGGAAACTGGCGCCGTCAAGTGGAGCAGCACATGCTTGGACGATCCCAGTTAA
- the alr gene encoding alanine racemase, producing the protein MPESIHTEAKLSIQEADNGYFNMSRSTMIVDLGAIQSNYRRVQALAPHSACGAVVKADAYGLGAKHIAPFLAQLGCRDFFVADVEEGIALRDVLPSSSKIYILHGAMPGMELAAEQHDLLPILNSREQLDAWLQHCRQRNRALPAGIHVDTGLARLGFAVDELRAIAEYDSGLSELPVALFMSQLACAEWRNGDSFQQLRRFRELTQLFPEAILSLSNSAALFAGCEFHFDLIRAGGGIFGFLTSDDPCFKPSQVVHLRTQIVQSRKVEPGETIGYCRSYRASRQMRVATASIGYADGFPRSLGNRGNVFICGIRVPIVGFVSMDLITIDVTDLPESWTTPGAMVDVICPEQTVTDLASAARMLSDEVTTAMGRRCRRLYVSAK; encoded by the coding sequence ATGCCTGAATCGATTCATACCGAAGCGAAGCTTTCTATCCAAGAAGCAGACAACGGTTATTTCAATATGTCGAGATCCACCATGATTGTGGATCTCGGCGCGATCCAATCGAACTATCGGAGAGTTCAGGCGCTTGCCCCGCATAGCGCATGCGGCGCGGTTGTCAAAGCGGACGCCTATGGCCTCGGCGCGAAGCATATAGCGCCCTTCCTTGCTCAACTTGGCTGTAGGGACTTTTTCGTAGCCGATGTGGAGGAGGGGATCGCCCTGCGCGATGTGCTACCATCATCTTCGAAGATCTACATCCTCCACGGCGCTATGCCAGGTATGGAGCTGGCAGCCGAGCAGCATGATCTATTGCCAATCCTCAACAGCAGGGAACAATTGGATGCATGGCTTCAGCATTGCCGACAGCGTAATCGGGCACTACCAGCGGGTATCCATGTCGACACCGGACTGGCTCGATTGGGTTTTGCCGTTGATGAATTGCGAGCAATCGCCGAGTACGACAGTGGACTGTCGGAATTACCCGTAGCGCTATTCATGAGTCAGCTCGCCTGTGCAGAATGGCGCAACGGGGACAGTTTTCAACAATTGAGAAGGTTTCGCGAACTCACACAGTTGTTTCCGGAAGCGATCCTCTCATTGTCGAACTCGGCTGCCCTATTTGCCGGATGCGAGTTTCATTTCGACCTCATAAGAGCAGGTGGAGGAATTTTTGGCTTTTTGACGTCTGATGATCCCTGCTTCAAGCCATCGCAAGTCGTCCATCTGCGAACTCAGATCGTTCAATCTCGCAAAGTAGAGCCTGGTGAGACGATCGGATACTGCAGGTCGTACCGAGCGAGCAGGCAGATGCGTGTTGCTACCGCCTCTATCGGTTATGCGGATGGCTTTCCACGTAGTCTTGGCAATCGAGGGAATGTCTTCATATGTGGTATTCGTGTGCCTATCGTCGGCTTTGTTTCGATGGACCTTATTACAATTGATGTAACGGATCTGCCTGAGAGTTGGACGACTCCGGGCGCAATGGTTGACGTGATCTGCCCTGAACAGACTGTGACGGATCTAGCATCTGCGGCCAGGATGCTGAGCGATGAGGTGACCACAGCGATGGGGCGGCGGTGCCGTAGGCTCTATGTCTCGGCGAAATGA